The Kribbella sp. HUAS MG21 genome includes the window TGCATGACAACACCGGCGCGGGCGTCCGGCTCGGCGGCGACACGGAAATCGACGGAATCGACAACAACATCTACGGAAACACGATCACGAACAACGCCGCCGGCGGTATCAAGTTCATGCGCACGCCCCAGGGTCAGGTCTGCGGAAACACGATGTCCGGAAACACCGAAGGCAACTCGGTCGGCACGTACGGCGCCGACTACAACCCGACGGCGACGTGCTGATGCGCGGAGTGTCCCGCCGCACAATCCTCGGCGGCGCCATCGGCGTCGCCGGGGGAGCGCTCGGCGCCGCGAGCGCACCACCGGCAGGTGCGACCGGTACCGGGTCGTCCATGGGCCGGTCAGGGGTCGGGAGCCGGTGGGCTGCCAGTTGGGCGACGGCGCAGACCGCTCCTACTCCCGTGGACATCGACGCGACCACCGGATTCACCGACACCACGATCCGGAACACGTTCCGGCTCAGCGCCGGTGGCGCCGTCGTACGCCTGCGCTTCGCCAACCCGTTCGGCGCCACCTCTGTCGTCATCGGGCCGGTCACCGCGAACGCCGAGCCGGTTCTGTTCGGCGGCGAGAAGGACGTGGTGCTCGCGGCCGGCGCGACGGTGGTGAGTGATCCCGTATACGTCGCCGTACCGGACGGTGGCGATCTGACCGTCAGCATGTACCTGCCCGGCCCGACCGGACCGATCAGTTTCCACCGGAACGTGCATTCGACCGGTTACGTCGGCAACCGCCCGACCAACTCGGTGTTCCTGCTCAATGGCATCGACGTCGAGGCCGCCGGACGATCGGTCATCGCGGTCCTCGGCGACTCGATCACCGAGGGCGTCGGAACCCCCGACAACGCGAACCTCCGCTGGCCCGACCAGTACGCCGCGCGGTTCCGACGGCGCCCCGCGATCGCGAATCTCGGCATCAGCGGGAACCGGGTTCTGCTCAACGACGCCCGTTTCGGTCCGAGCGGACAGTCCCGCTTCGACCGCGACGTCCTGAGCCTGCCGAACCTGCAGACCCTCGTGGTGTTCCTCGGTATCAACGACATCCAGCAGCCGCCGAGCCAGACGCACCCAGGACGACTGCTCCAGGGATACGAGCAGCTGGTACGACGTGCACACGACCACGACCTCGAGATGATCGGCGCGACGATCGGCCCGTTCAAGGGCTGGATCCGCTACACCGGCGAACTCGACCAGGTCCGCGACGACGTCAACGCCGTCCTGCGGCGCGGACGCCTCTTCGATCAGCTCCTCGACGTCGACGCCGCCCTGCGTGACCCGGCCGACCCGGCCCGGCTCCGTGCCGCCTTCGACAGCGGAGACGGTCTGCACCCCAACCAGGCAGGCGCGCAGGCGATCGCCCTGGCCCTTTGAGAGGACCCCTATGCCAGACCTCAGCATCCGCCGGCGAACAGTCCTCGGCGGCATGATCGGCACCGCCACGGCACTGTCACTTCCGGCTTCCAGTTGGGCCGCCACCAGGACCGCAACTGCCATCGACGAGCTCCGCCGTCGCTGGCAGACCTTGCTCACTGGCGGGCCGACCGTCGACCCGTCCGATCCCGACCTGGCAGTCGCGATCGCGCGCGTGGACCGCCTCGCCCAGTCCGCCCTCGCCACCCTCGACCGCTCTACGGGACGAACGGCGCTCTGGCCGGATCTCGCGAGTACGACGCTCTCCAACCACGTCGCCTCGAACTTCCGCCGGATCAAGCAGATCGCCGTCGCGTGGGCCACCAACGGTTCGGCGTACCACGGCAACGAGTCCGTCGCCGAGGACATCCGCGGCGCCCTCGAGTGGATGCACGCCAACCGCTACAGCCCCACGCTGCCGCGGTACGACAACGACTACGACTGGGAGATCGGCGGCGCCTCCGCGTTCGCCGACACGCTGGTCCTGCTGTACGACGTGATTCCGGCGGAAACGCGGACGACGTACACGGCGGCCATCAACCACTACACGCCGGACCCCAACCTGTGGCGTGCCGACCGGCAGATCGCGACCGGCGCGAACCGGGTCTGGATCGCCACCGTGGTAGCGACCCGCGCGGTCCTCGACGGCGACACGGCCGCGCTGGTGCGCGTGCGCGACGCGATCAGCGACGTCGACGGCAACGGCGCGAACAGCGTGCTCGCCTTCAACGACGCTCCCGGCCGCCTCGACGGGACGGGCGAGGGCTTCTACAGCGACGGTTCGTTCCTGCAGCACTACAAGCATCCGTACAACGGCGGCTACGGCAAGGAACTGCTCGGAACGCTGTCCTCCCTGTTGTACCTGCTCGGCGGCACCGAGTGGACCGTCACGGATCCGGACCTGGAGAACATCTACGGCTGGATCAACGACGCGTTCGACCCGCTGATGGTCCGCGGTGACCTGATGGGGTCGGTCTGCGGTCGCGAGATCGCACGACCCAGCAAGCAGAACCACGCACCGACGCAGACGATCATCGAGGGCACGCTGCGGATGATCCCGGCCGCGCCGGCGGAACGCGCCGTCCAGCTCACCGCTCTCGTCAAGCAGTGGATCATCGAGGACACTTTCCGCGATTTCCTGAAGGTGACCGATCCGGCGTCGCTGGTCGCGGCCCGGAACGTGCTCGCGTCGTCCACGACCGCCCGCGGTCCGCTGGTCCTGCACAAGCAGTACCCGCGGATGGACAAGGTCGCGCACCACCGCCCGGCGTTCACGATCGGCCTCAGCGCGTACTCGTCCCGGATCTACAACTACGAGTCGATCCAGAACGAGAACCTGCACGGCTGGCACCTGTCCGACGGGATGGTGCTGGTGTACGACGACGACCTCGGTCACTACTCGGGTGACTACTGGCCCACGGTCGATCCCTACCGGTTGCCGGGGACAACGATCGATACGCGGCGACTGGCCGACTCCTACGGTTTTCGCAAGACCAGTGAGGCCGACTGGGTCGGCGGTACGTCGGTTCCGGGCCGGACGATCGGTGCGTACGGCATGGATCTGCGCGGATACGGGACGAACCTGCGCGCGTTGAAGAGCTGGTTCCTGATCGACGACGTGATGGCCTGCGTCGGCTCGGACATCACCGGCGACGGTGAGGTCGAGACGATCGTCGAGAACCGCAAGCTGCGCACCGGCGACGAAACCTTCACCGCCGCGCCGGGCTGGTGTCATCTCGAAGGCACCGGCGGCTACGTTTTCCCCGACCGCCCGCCGATCCGGACGTTGCGCGAGAACCGGACCGCCACCTGGCGCGAGATCAACCTGAAGTACGGCACGGACACCCCGGTGACTCGCCCGTACCAAACCGTGTGGTTCGCGCACGGGACGGCGCCGGTCGGGCAGGGCTACTACTACGTGCAACTGCCGACAGCGACGCTGGCGCAGACGAAAACGTTCGCGGGGAAGCTCCCGGTGCAGAAACTGCGTGCGGACAACACGGCACACGCGGTCCGGCTCCACCGCGTCCTGGCCGCCAACTTCTGGACGGCCGGAACCGTCGCCGAGCTCACCGCCGACGGCCCGGCCTCGGTCGTGGTCGCCGGCGGAACGATCGCGATCTCCGACCCGACGCAGACCCGCAGCTCGGTCACCCTCGACGTCGACAAACCCGAGCTGCTCCCGGAGAACGTTGGCGACGGTGTGACGGTGACCCGACACGGCCGCGGTTGGCGCATCGTCATCGACACCACCGACCGTCACGGCGGCACCGCAACCGTCACCTTCCGCTGAGTCTCACCGAGAGGAACCCGAATGCTGGTCGACATGCCCTTGGACCGGTTGCGTGAGTACCGGCCGGAGCCGGAGGAGCCCGCGGACTTCGACGCGTTCTGGAAGCAGACGCTCGACGACGCGGCCGGCCACCCGATCGACGCCCGGTTCGTACCGTACGACGCACGTCTCGCGACCGTCGAGGTCCAGGACGTGACGTTCAGCGGCTGGGGCGGTCAACCGGTGAAGGCGTGGCTGCTCCTGCCACGTCACCGCACCGGCCCGCTGCCCGCGGTCGTCCAGTACATCGGCTACAACGGCGGGCGGGGGATCCCGTACGAGTGGCTGACCTGGAGCGCCGTCGGGTATGCGCACCTGGTCATGGACAACCGCGGTCAAGGTGGGGGCGGAAAAACCGTGGCGGAAACTCCGGACATCGCGCCGGAAGGACACGGATCGGCGGCACCCGGTTTCCTGACCCGCGGAATCGAGGATCCGGCGAAGCACTACTACCGCCGCCTGATCACCGACGCCGTGCGCGCGGTCGACGCCGCGAAGAGCAGTCCCGACATCGACAGCGATCGCGTCGCCGTACTGGGCGGCAGCCAGGGCGGCGGACTTGCGCTCGCGGTCGCGGGGCTACGCGACGACCTGTCCGCAGCGATCGCCGACGTACCGTTCCTGTGCCACTACCGGCGGGCGTCGCAGATCACCGACAACGGTCCGTACGCCGAGATCGCCCGCTGGCTCAAGGGACACCGGTCCGGGACGGAAACCGCGATCGGAACACTGTCGTACTTCGACGCGGTGAACTTCGCCGCCCGCGCCACCTGCCGCGCGTGGTTCTCGGTCGCCCTGATGGACAACATCTGCCCGCCGTCGACGGTGTTCGCGGCGTACCACCGCTATGCCGGCGCCTCGGAGATCGAGGTGTTCACCTACAACGGTCACGAGGGCGGGGCGGAGTACGACGTACCGCGAAAGCTCAGCGCGCTCGCTTCCGCCTTCGGCCGCGGTGTTTGAGACGGAGTGCGGCCCACAGCAACAGCGCTGGTAGCCAGAGTGCTGCCAGCCACGGGAGCCGCCACCAGCCGGAGCCGCCGCCGAGTTCCGGTTGGGCCGCAGCGACGAGTGGCCGGGCGGACGTCGACCAGGCGAGGAACGCGTCCCCGATCGGCACCGCGCCGAACAGGTACCGCTTGGTTTCGAGGCCACCCAGCGGCAGGCCGACCAGTTCGCCTTCACGGGCCAGTCGGTCCGCGAACGGATCGTTGTGCACCCGGGCGGCGCCGAGCGCGACCACCGTCGCGGACAAGCTCCTCCCGAGTACGAGCGGTCCGGAGTCGACGTCGCCCGCTCCGCTGCTGCCCTTCGGGTACTCGCGAACGCCGAGCCCGGTGACGAACTTGTCCTTGAAGACCTCGTACTGCGCTCGCGCGAACGCCGGGTCGATGTCGACGAGAAAACGCTGGATCATCGCCTGCGACGAACCCCGCGCCCCGGAGACCTGCGGCACGACCTGATGCGGAAGGAGTCCGGTCGCCGGATCCAGCTGGGTCTTCGCCGATGCGGTCCAGTCCCGCGCGACCTGCCCGAACCGTGGCGCGACCAACGCGTCGTACAGCCGCAGCGAGGCGATCGCGACGACCGAGTCGACCGGCCACGCCTGACCCGGGTACGCCTGGAGAAACGGTGTCCGCGCGGTCCGGAAAGCGGTGGCGATCTCGACCGACTCGCTGGTGAAGGTGTTGCGTTCGGCGGCATCGGACTGGCCGAGTGCGATCAGCCCGCCGCGCAACCAGTTCGTCCAGCCCGCGTAGAAAACGCCGTACTCCGGCTGCAAGGACTCGTCGAATGGCGCCGTGCCGTCGGGCGACGCGATGCGCTCGAGCGACCAGCGCACCTGTGCCGTCGCGTCGGCGGCTCGGGCGGGGTTGTCGATGCCGACCTGGACCCAGGTCAGCCCGTACAGCACGTTCAGGAAGAAATACCCTTCCGGAAACTGGTTCTGCGCAGCCTGATCCGCGCCGTGCTCGATTTCCGCGCGCAGGAACGTCAGCTGCTTGACCACGCCGCGGGTGGGATCGGTCCAGGGGAGGACCAGACGTGCGGTGCCCACCCCTGCCACGACCGTGGCAATCACCGCCACGCCGATCAGGAGCTTGCGCAGCACCCGAGCCAATCTAGACCGTCTTCGGCAACCAATGGCGGTCCGCCGGGTGACCATCCGGGGACTGGACGCGGCAGCGCCGCAGCAGGGACTCGGCGGCGCCGGAGCTGTCAGGTCCCGAGGGTCGACTCCCTGGGGATCAGCCGGGTGGGCAGGTGCGTGGGGCCGGGGTGCGGGGAGCCGGCGATCGCGTCGATGAGGAGATTGGCGGTCCGCCGGCCGAGCTCCTCGAGCTCCATGTCGACGGTCGTCAGCGGCGGACGGCTGGCCATCGCCATCACCGACCAGTTGTCGTAGCCGGTGACCGCGATGTCGTCGGGGACGGAGCGGCCGAGCTCGCGCAGCCGGTCGCAGACGCCGCGCGCGATCTGGTCGCTGCCGCAGGTGATCGCATCGACGTCCGGCTGGGTCCGGAGCAGTACGTCGACGGCGTGCCGGCCCCAGCGCTCGCTCCACTCGCCGTACAAGGGCTCGCCGAGGAACGCGGCCGCCGCCTCCCGGCTCGTCGCTGCCGCGCGGATCCGGGCGCTGAGGTGGGACTGCGGGCCGGTGACGTGCGCGATCCGCTCGCGGCCCAGCGCCATGAGGTGCTGGACGGCCGACGCGGCGCCGCCGGAGTCGTCGACGAGCACCGAGGTGTCGCGCGGGTCCTTGGACGGGCTGAACGCGTAGACGACGGGGATCGGCGCGTCGATCGGCTCGCGCGGCTCCGTGCGGCGGCCGGTCACGATGATGCCGTCCACCCGGCGGGCCACCAGCGACTTCAGGTAGTGGTGCTCGCGGAGCGGGTCGTCGCGGGTGTCGCAGAGCACGAGCGCCATCTCGCCGGCGCTGAGCGCGTCCTCGGCCCCGAGCATGATCGGGATGCTGAACCGGCCCGAGCTGTCCGTGGTGATCAGCCCGACCGTAAAACTGCGGCCGGACGCGAGCGCGCGGCCGCGGCCGTCGGGGACGAACCCGAGCGTCTCCGCGGCCTGCTGGACCCGCATCCGGGTCTCCTCGCGGAGGTGACCGGTACGGTTGAGCGCCTTCGACGCCGTGCTCGCCGAGACGCCTGCCAGTGCGGCCACGTCCTTGATTCCTGGCGAGCGGGTGATCCGTGACGCCATGCGGCAACTCCTTTCCTCAGCTTTCCGGGAACGGTACCTCAGTTCGCCCGGGCCGGCTCCGAAGTTATCCACAGGTAGGGGTTGACCTGGCTCGGCATCATCCCTACCTTCGTGCAGGAAAACGTGTTCCGGATTTTCCTACACAGGAGTCACCGCCAGATGAGCGCTTCCCCGGAAACTGTCAGCACTGTCAGTACTTCCCGCAGCCCGGCCGCGACCACCAAGGGCCGCCGGCACCCTCTCGGACTCGGCCAGGTCACCATCACCGGTGGCTTCTGGGCGCCGCGGCAGGCCCGCAACGGCGCCGACGCGATCCCCAGCGGCCAGGACCAGCTGGAGAACGCGGGCAACCTCCAGAACCTCCGGCTCGCCGCCGGGATCGGCGAGGGCGAGGCGATCGGCCCGGTCTTCGCGGACTCCGACGTCTACAAGTGGCTCGAGGCCGCCGCGTGGGAGTACGGCCGCAACCCCGACGACGGCCTGCTCGCACGGATCCGCGACCTGACCGCGGTGGTCGCGGCGGCGCAGCGCGAGGACGGCTACCTCGACTCGGTCGTCCAGCTCCGGTACGGCGACGAGGGCCGCTACCAGCAACTCGTCTGGAGTCACGAGCACTACTGCGCCGGCCATCTGATCCAGGCCGCCGTCGCGCAGGTCCGCTGCACCGGCGACCGGGCGCTGCTCGACGTCGCGATCAAGCTCGCCGACCACCTGGTCGCGACCTTCGGCGACGACAGGACGGTCGACGTCGACGGCCACCCGGTCATCGAGATGGCCCTGGTCGAGTTGTATCGAGAAACCGGTACGGCGGCGTACCTCGACCTGGCCAAGTGGTTCGTGGACGCGCGCGGTCACGGAATCATCGAGCGGCACGGCCATTCGCCGGCGTACTTCTCCGACCGCGTTCCGGTCCGCGAGGCGACCAGCGTCGAGGGCCACTCGGTCCGCGCGGTCTACCTGGCCGCCGGCGCCGCCGACGTGGCGCTGGAGACCGGCGACGACGAGCTGCTCGATGCGCTGAAGCGGCAGTTCGACCACATGTGGTCGACGAAAACGTATGTCACCGGCGGACTGGGCGCGCGCTGGGAGGGTGAGGCGTTCGGTGACGAGTACGAGTTGCCGGCGGACCGCGCGTACGCCGAGACGTGTGCCGCGATCGGCGGCATCCAGTGGGCGTGGCGGATGCTGCTCGCGACCGGTGAGGCGTTCTACGCGGACGCCATCGAGCGGATGCTGTACAACGGTTTCCTCGCCGGCGTTTCACTTTCCGGAACGGAGTACTTCTACGTCAACCCGCTGCAGCTGCGCGGTGCGGCGTACCCGGACACCGGCCGGAGTCCGGCGCACGGGCGGCGCGGCTGGTTCGACTGCGCCTGCTGCCCGCCGAACATCATGCGCACCCTGTCCAGCCTCGACGGGTACGTCGCGACGACGACGCCGGACGCCGTGCAGGTCCATCAGTACGTCGCCGGCGTGATCAGGTCCGGTGATTCCGAACTGCGTGTCGAGACGAACTACCCGTGGGAAGGTGCCGTCCGGATCACCGCCGACGCGCCGGTCGCGGTCGAGTTGCGGATCCCGGCCTGGGCGGTCGGCGCGACCGTCAACGGCGAGCAGGTGGAGGCCGGCGGGTACGCGCGGGTCGAGGCGGCGGAGATCGACCTGCGGCTGCCGCTCGACCCGCGGATCGTCGCCGCGGATCCGCGCATCGACGCCGTCCGTGGCTGCGTCGCGCTGGAACGCGGGCCGCTGGTCTACGCGGTCGAGCAGGCGGACAACGAGGCGGACGTCGACGACCTGCATCTGTTGCCCGAGGCTCCTGTTGCGCGCGCCGCGGAACTGCTGGACGGCGTGACGCTGCTGGCGGCGCGTGGCAAGGCCGGCACCGGGCATCGGGAGGGCTGGCCGTTCACGGTGGACGCCGCCGACTCGACAGGCGCCGAGGTCGAGGTGGTCGCGATCCCGTACTACGCGTGGGCGAACCGGGAGATCGGTGCCATGCGCGTCTGGCTGCCCAGGGCCTGATCGTGCTCACCCGGCGGAAGTTCCTCGGCGCCACCGCCGCGGCGGCAGGTGGCCTGGCCGGGGCCGGTCTCGTCTCGAGTTGCAGCTCGGTCCTGCCCGAACCCGACGTCCAGGCGGCGGGTTTCGGGCAGGACGCCACCGGCACCGTGCAGGTGTGGTGCCGGGCGGCGACGCAGAGCGGTCTGACCGACCTGGTGAAGAAGTTCAACGCGTCGCAGGACCGGCTCACCGTCGAGCTGACGCCGGTCCTCGACGCGCAGTACGTGACCAAGCTGGCGACCGCGATCCGCGGCCGGAGTGTGCCTGACCTGGTCGACATCGACGACATCAACTCGATGCTGTTCATCTACCGCGACGCCTTCACCGACCTGACCGAACCGCTTTCCGCACTCGATTTCCGTGACCGGCTCAGCCCCGGTCACCTGCGGCTGGCGACGAAGGGCGACCGGGTGTACGGCGTTCCGTACCTCGCCGACAACTCGATGTTCTGGTTCAACACCGAGCTGTGCGACCGGGCGGACGTGGACCCGGACGAGGCCGTGAAGTCGTTCGGCAACCTGCTGGACGCGGCCCGGAAACTGCGGAAACTCGGCGACGACATCTACGCGTGGAGTTTCCCGGCCAACAGCCCGGGCGCGCTCGGCTTCGTCGTCCAGCCGATGATCTGGGCGGCGGACACCGATCTGATCAAGGGCGTCGTACCCGACCAGTCCGGGGACATCGTCGGGAACGACGCGGTCCGGCAGATGCTCGAGCTGCACCGGCAGCTGTGGGTCGACGGGCTGGTGCCGCGGGCGAACTTCTCCGACGACGCGTCCCGGTGGGGCAGCGATTTCCGGGCCGGGAAGGTCGGCATCTTCCCGTCGAACTACAGCGTCGTCGTGTCCGCGTCCGACGCTGCCTTCCACAAGAAGGTCACACCGCGGCTGCTGTCCGGCCCGGACGGCGGCGCCGCGTTCTTCGACGGCGGCGACAACATGTGCATCCCACGGGGTGCCCGGAACGCGTCCGGCGCCTGGGAGTTCGTCCGCTTCGCGCTCGACCTGCCGCAGCAGATCGACCTGCCGGCGGGCGGTTACACGCCCGTCCGGTCGGACGCCCGGACGTCCGAGTTCGCCGCGAAGTACCCGTTGGCGACGCTGCCGCTGGAACGCATCCAGGAGGGGTACGCGCCGACAACGCTGTCCTACAACCTCCTCTACAACCAGCCGGACGGGCCGTGGCTGCAGATGTTCCGCCGCGCCGTGTTCGACGGCGAACTGGAGGCCGCCATGAAGGAAGCACAGCAGAACTTCGACCGCATCCTCCGCCAGGGGCAGGCATGAGTACCGCGGCGCGCGGGTCGCTCACCCACCCGTCCCGGACCGGGCTGCTGCTGGTGGCGCCCGCAGTGCTGTTCGTCGCCGTCTTCGTCCTGGTGCCGCTGGCGTTCGCGCTGGTGATCTCGCTGACCAACTGGCCGTTGATCGGGACGGTGAAGTTCAACGGGCTGAAGAACTACGGCGCGATCGCCTCGGACGCGGCGTTCGCCAAGTCCGTGCTCTACACGCTGCTCTACACGGTCATAGTCACCGGGCCGATCCTGGTGCTCGGCTACGCACTCGCCGTTCTGGTACGGCGGAAACGCCGCGGTTCGACGCTGCTGCGAACCGTGTTCTTCCTGCCGTTCGTCGTCGGACTGTCCACGCTCAGCTTCGTGACGGTCCTGGAGGCGCAGCCGGACAGCGGCGTCATCAACATCGTGCTCCGCGAGCTCGGGATCACCGACGGGACGACGGCCTGGCTGGTGGACGGCCCGCTGGCCACCGGACTGATCTGCGTGCTGGTCGTGTGGGCGGTGAGCGGGCTGACCATGATGCTGCTGATGGCCGGCATGCAGGCGATCCCGCGCGAGTACTACGAGTCGGCCGCGCTGGACGGCGCCGGCTGGTGGAAACAGGAACGCGAGATCACGATCCCGATCCTGCGCCGGAC containing:
- a CDS encoding GDSL-type esterase/lipase family protein, which translates into the protein MSRRTILGGAIGVAGGALGAASAPPAGATGTGSSMGRSGVGSRWAASWATAQTAPTPVDIDATTGFTDTTIRNTFRLSAGGAVVRLRFANPFGATSVVIGPVTANAEPVLFGGEKDVVLAAGATVVSDPVYVAVPDGGDLTVSMYLPGPTGPISFHRNVHSTGYVGNRPTNSVFLLNGIDVEAAGRSVIAVLGDSITEGVGTPDNANLRWPDQYAARFRRRPAIANLGISGNRVLLNDARFGPSGQSRFDRDVLSLPNLQTLVVFLGINDIQQPPSQTHPGRLLQGYEQLVRRAHDHDLEMIGATIGPFKGWIRYTGELDQVRDDVNAVLRRGRLFDQLLDVDAALRDPADPARLRAAFDSGDGLHPNQAGAQAIALAL
- a CDS encoding LacI family DNA-binding transcriptional regulator, coding for MASRITRSPGIKDVAALAGVSASTASKALNRTGHLREETRMRVQQAAETLGFVPDGRGRALASGRSFTVGLITTDSSGRFSIPIMLGAEDALSAGEMALVLCDTRDDPLREHHYLKSLVARRVDGIIVTGRRTEPREPIDAPIPVVYAFSPSKDPRDTSVLVDDSGGAASAVQHLMALGRERIAHVTGPQSHLSARIRAAATSREAAAAFLGEPLYGEWSERWGRHAVDVLLRTQPDVDAITCGSDQIARGVCDRLRELGRSVPDDIAVTGYDNWSVMAMASRPPLTTVDMELEELGRRTANLLIDAIAGSPHPGPTHLPTRLIPRESTLGT
- a CDS encoding acetylxylan esterase — translated: MLVDMPLDRLREYRPEPEEPADFDAFWKQTLDDAAGHPIDARFVPYDARLATVEVQDVTFSGWGGQPVKAWLLLPRHRTGPLPAVVQYIGYNGGRGIPYEWLTWSAVGYAHLVMDNRGQGGGGKTVAETPDIAPEGHGSAAPGFLTRGIEDPAKHYYRRLITDAVRAVDAAKSSPDIDSDRVAVLGGSQGGGLALAVAGLRDDLSAAIADVPFLCHYRRASQITDNGPYAEIARWLKGHRSGTETAIGTLSYFDAVNFAARATCRAWFSVALMDNICPPSTVFAAYHRYAGASEIEVFTYNGHEGGAEYDVPRKLSALASAFGRGV
- a CDS encoding sugar ABC transporter permease; protein product: MSTAARGSLTHPSRTGLLLVAPAVLFVAVFVLVPLAFALVISLTNWPLIGTVKFNGLKNYGAIASDAAFAKSVLYTLLYTVIVTGPILVLGYALAVLVRRKRRGSTLLRTVFFLPFVVGLSTLSFVTVLEAQPDSGVINIVLRELGITDGTTAWLVDGPLATGLICVLVVWAVSGLTMMLLMAGMQAIPREYYESAALDGAGWWKQEREITIPILRRTIAMAVIISVIGSLLAFSQFYILTRGGPGTDTTTVVQYIYNRAFVQLQLGAATALSIVLVIVVGLVTAAQFRLLREKD
- a CDS encoding extracellular solute-binding protein gives rise to the protein MGEPGDRCHARLAAQGLIVLTRRKFLGATAAAAGGLAGAGLVSSCSSVLPEPDVQAAGFGQDATGTVQVWCRAATQSGLTDLVKKFNASQDRLTVELTPVLDAQYVTKLATAIRGRSVPDLVDIDDINSMLFIYRDAFTDLTEPLSALDFRDRLSPGHLRLATKGDRVYGVPYLADNSMFWFNTELCDRADVDPDEAVKSFGNLLDAARKLRKLGDDIYAWSFPANSPGALGFVVQPMIWAADTDLIKGVVPDQSGDIVGNDAVRQMLELHRQLWVDGLVPRANFSDDASRWGSDFRAGKVGIFPSNYSVVVSASDAAFHKKVTPRLLSGPDGGAAFFDGGDNMCIPRGARNASGAWEFVRFALDLPQQIDLPAGGYTPVRSDARTSEFAAKYPLATLPLERIQEGYAPTTLSYNLLYNQPDGPWLQMFRRAVFDGELEAAMKEAQQNFDRILRQGQA
- a CDS encoding beta-L-arabinofuranosidase domain-containing protein, with the protein product MSASPETVSTVSTSRSPAATTKGRRHPLGLGQVTITGGFWAPRQARNGADAIPSGQDQLENAGNLQNLRLAAGIGEGEAIGPVFADSDVYKWLEAAAWEYGRNPDDGLLARIRDLTAVVAAAQREDGYLDSVVQLRYGDEGRYQQLVWSHEHYCAGHLIQAAVAQVRCTGDRALLDVAIKLADHLVATFGDDRTVDVDGHPVIEMALVELYRETGTAAYLDLAKWFVDARGHGIIERHGHSPAYFSDRVPVREATSVEGHSVRAVYLAAGAADVALETGDDELLDALKRQFDHMWSTKTYVTGGLGARWEGEAFGDEYELPADRAYAETCAAIGGIQWAWRMLLATGEAFYADAIERMLYNGFLAGVSLSGTEYFYVNPLQLRGAAYPDTGRSPAHGRRGWFDCACCPPNIMRTLSSLDGYVATTTPDAVQVHQYVAGVIRSGDSELRVETNYPWEGAVRITADAPVAVELRIPAWAVGATVNGEQVEAGGYARVEAAEIDLRLPLDPRIVAADPRIDAVRGCVALERGPLVYAVEQADNEADVDDLHLLPEAPVARAAELLDGVTLLAARGKAGTGHREGWPFTVDAADSTGAEVEVVAIPYYAWANREIGAMRVWLPRA
- a CDS encoding polysaccharide lyase 8 family protein, translated to MPDLSIRRRTVLGGMIGTATALSLPASSWAATRTATAIDELRRRWQTLLTGGPTVDPSDPDLAVAIARVDRLAQSALATLDRSTGRTALWPDLASTTLSNHVASNFRRIKQIAVAWATNGSAYHGNESVAEDIRGALEWMHANRYSPTLPRYDNDYDWEIGGASAFADTLVLLYDVIPAETRTTYTAAINHYTPDPNLWRADRQIATGANRVWIATVVATRAVLDGDTAALVRVRDAISDVDGNGANSVLAFNDAPGRLDGTGEGFYSDGSFLQHYKHPYNGGYGKELLGTLSSLLYLLGGTEWTVTDPDLENIYGWINDAFDPLMVRGDLMGSVCGREIARPSKQNHAPTQTIIEGTLRMIPAAPAERAVQLTALVKQWIIEDTFRDFLKVTDPASLVAARNVLASSTTARGPLVLHKQYPRMDKVAHHRPAFTIGLSAYSSRIYNYESIQNENLHGWHLSDGMVLVYDDDLGHYSGDYWPTVDPYRLPGTTIDTRRLADSYGFRKTSEADWVGGTSVPGRTIGAYGMDLRGYGTNLRALKSWFLIDDVMACVGSDITGDGEVETIVENRKLRTGDETFTAAPGWCHLEGTGGYVFPDRPPIRTLRENRTATWREINLKYGTDTPVTRPYQTVWFAHGTAPVGQGYYYVQLPTATLAQTKTFAGKLPVQKLRADNTAHAVRLHRVLAANFWTAGTVAELTADGPASVVVAGGTIAISDPTQTRSSVTLDVDKPELLPENVGDGVTVTRHGRGWRIVIDTTDRHGGTATVTFR